In Pelmatolapia mariae isolate MD_Pm_ZW linkage group LG13, Pm_UMD_F_2, whole genome shotgun sequence, a genomic segment contains:
- the LOC134639772 gene encoding ras-related protein ORAB-1-like — translation MNPEYDYLFKLLLIGDSGVGKSCLLLRFADDTYTESYISTIGVDFKIRTIELDGKTIKLQIWDTAGQERFRTITSSYYRGAHGIIVVYDVTDQESFNNVKQWLQEIDRYASENVNKLLVGNKCDLTTKKVVDYTTAKEFADSLGIPFLETSAKNATNVEQAFMTMAAEIKKRMGPGATAGGGEKPNVKLTPGTTVKTSSGGCC, via the exons TGACtatttattcaagctactcctGATTGGTGACTCTGGTGTTGGAAAGTCCTGCCTTCTTCTTCGATTTGCA gatGACACATACACAGAAAGTTACATAAGCACTATTGGTGTGGATTTCAAAATACGAACTATAGAATTAGATGGAAAGACCATTAAACTTCAGATT TGGGATACAGCGGGACAGGAAAGGTTTCGTACAATCACGTCCAGCTACTACAGAGGTGCTCATGGTATCATCGTAGTGTATGATGTTACAGATCAG GAGTCCTTCAATAATGTCAAACAATGGCTCCAGGAGATTGACCGCTACGCCAGTGAAAATGTCAACAAGCTACTGGTTGGGAACAAGTGTGACCTGACGACAAAGAAAGTGGTGGACTACACAACAGCAAAG GAATTTGCAGACTCTTTGGGAATCCCCTTTTTGGAAACCAGCGCAAAGAACGCCACAAATGTGGAGCAGGCCTTCATGACCATGGCTGCTGAAATCAAGAAGAGGATGGGCCCTGGGGCCACAGCCGGAGGAGGGGAGAAGCCCAATGTCAAGCTGACTCCAGGCACTACTGTCAAGACTTCATCAGGTGGATGCTGCTGA